AAGTTGTTAAAGAATgcagattaaaaaaaacgattttatttgaaatttaaaagtaCTTCCTTAGATATTGTATTGACATTCTTCCTATATTTTCAGGTGTACGATGGCCTCGTCTTGTTGCTAGCTCTACCTTTGGCAATAAACATGTACACTGTAGAATTTGTTGCCCAACAGGACAGTTAGATCATATAATTGTTACAAAGAAAAAGCACTCAAAGTATGTATACAACTCTGTTAGAAATTTGTActgaataaaaaagaattacatttttttaaataacaatttttgatttttttttaaattgtctaagGAAGAAAGGTGTGATAAGTATATGTTATAAGATAGCAACCCCAtgataaaaataaccaaaatgcaGTTACCACATCCATGGTCTGGTGTGCACATTGAGCGCAAGAGATTGTGGATTCAAGCAAAGactttaatattaattaaagttACAGggataaaacttttatttcacaTAGGTCAATTTTCAGCCAATACAATTTTCATGCTTTTTAcagtaaaagttttaaagtgATGTAGTTTTATATTACCAACCTGAaccaaattgcaaaatcattaaaacagagaaatgaaaataaaatggatATTAATGTAATACTATTTTAGACTTTTCCCATCATGACATTTTGTATTCTTCAAATCATGCAAATTGCTTTATTCAATATTGTGAAGTCCTGCATTAAAGCACAATATTTACTGTAAGATAttcaataatatttgaaaatagcCTACTATATGttgaaaagtcaaaaataaTTCTTTTGATTGCTACTTTCAGGGAATTATACGCCTGTGTCAAGAATTCAAAGTTAGGAGATTGTCTCCCTgtgatatatacaaatgaatcaactaaaaaacatcaaaaattgatgaaatataaacaattattgtCAGAAGGGGAGGAGAATGAATTAGGAAACTTACCAGATTCACAAacacagggagataactcagaaACTGTTTCATCAGAAGAAATCACCAGCTCCAGTGAAGAGACTGAATCAGTTGGAGATATGGAAAGACATGAAAGTGATTCTGAATCAGAGGAACAAAGTGATACTGGAAACTTTTCTGCAAAACCAGACAACATTCTCACTTGATTAAAATGCACATAACGAATGTTAATAAATACTggattgtttattttcataacaTGTTTCCAAGAGATAAAGTAAAAATACATACCGTGGGACCAGTATTTTCATTGCAGTTCTGATCTCCATCTGAATATCACCCACCTTGAAAAGAGGACAGTGTTCTGGTTTATACTTCTCTGGTCCCTTCCTATATCTGTATTTCAATCCTTCCCtcaaattttgttacatctttctCAAAACTTTAAATCAAAGCTTGctgtaattttatattaatttttagtGAGGTTGCTTAACTGTTTGGTggatttttctattaaatggtCATCAGTTACAGAATACTTACGATAAGATCTTAGTCTTATACATAATTGCTATTTATGAAATGTCGGTCAAGTAAGTAAACgtaagcttttctcatcacttggcgtccttTGTCAACTGACATGGCAGACAtggctaaataaaggcaacagtagtataccgctgttcaaaactcataaatccatggacaaaaaacaaaatcggggtaacaaactaaaaccgagggaaacgcattaaatataaaaggagaacatCGACCCAACACcaaaacgcaacacacacataaacggaccaagcaacagacaaaacaccacgagaataacaaatataacatcaaaaccaaatacatgaatttgggatagacaagtaccgtgccacgtcttatctcaataaaaatagaacaaagaggtaaaatgtagtttttggcttatatctctgaaactaaagcaaaaATAGAAGGGTGGCATTAATGTatgcatcaattgtaaataaagaTATCAGATGAGCAAAACAGGCTCCTTGGAGCCTATAGTTCtcaataattattacaaatcaaggctttctaaaaatttcaaatgactCCTCAAGTGAGCAATCTATACTTCATTGATATAATGTGTTACAGCATCCATCACTCTTCAATTTTCTATTTACCAGGTAATTGTTACTTCTATAAGGGTATCATTAGTGACCAATATCAGAGAGTTCATCTTATTTCACAAGGTTATCAGTTATTAAATGTCTCCCTAATTACAACCACTAttgaataaagtatatatttGAGCCATAACTTTTCATATCACATGTTGATAGTTCCATTACTTGCATTATTCAAACAAATGGTGTTGCAAATTGAACTAGAAAACCAATCAATgcctttctatttttttaaacagttactaaaattataaaacatgggTCCTCCGTTTTAAAAATGGTCTTAGTAGTCCAAATACTGTATCACTAGCAGGTCAAtcctgaggttgtgagttcaaatCACACACATGGAAGATGTGGTTGACTCAAATCTTAATTTACCAGTATTTTCCTACttatttatctgccctgaaattttcagactagtccaacaacctgttgttgggttggcTTGCTGTCCCTtagtaatttattttacagaaaatctGCAGTTTCTTGTTATTATCttagatatctttataaaatctaatatgtaaaattattaattataattttaaccttattttacataatttcaaaaacatcaGCAAgtacaggtgagcgacacaggctcttaagagcctcttgTTCCGAATGTAACATACCGAATTCAACTTATTACAAGGGTTTGTATGAGCTTAGAAATTGGAAGATAATACCAGCTTGCATTCAATGTCAGCTAGTCGATTTAAATGGTCAAAGCAATCCTTGTATTTGGCTGTGAAATACATGGATTCGGTAACAATGACATAGTTATCAATGGTagaaggattataatttagtacgccagactcgcgtttcgtctacataagacgcatcagtgacgctcatatctttttaaagccaaacaattagaaagttgaagagcattgaggatccaaattgccaaaaaattgtgccaaatatggctgaGGTATTCTATGCCtatgataagaaaatccttagtttttaaaggcagtgctttaaggcctgacttttaagtcatgaggttcatctgTTCATACGCAATCTATGcagggggtcttttggccagaaatagatctggaaatgttcgaatttctcctcttctttttatggtataatatgatttttgtttctttcatttacattggggactaaagaaacgatcggtgtgtattgttcgttttatagaacttgttattagtgtgtattttgcattataagcagtcaacctgactacaaactatcattatgtgtattccgtgtggaaagaggtcgggtcaatttcgagtgttatctgacatcttaagattctttaattagttcagacgttgatataaaaatgaaaagtcgactgaacatgattaatattgcatcttctataattcaaagcggaattcggtttatgaacgagaaaccgtaaagcgttttcaatttcggtattagttatgtatgttgtctacgtattatcctgtttcccggtactacgttccgggtattagctatttgatatatgtgatgtgtaacattacgatcgggtaccagccaatctacgtgtgtatgtgtacatgatttcccgccaaaatgaccgATTTACAGCTATGGACaatagtccataaacgttccgtataatggtatgcaaattcataattaatcgtaacttttttttatctttgtataataaatacaacaaaatggattcctcaaaattgaaaatagcattattttacgaggatttctcatatttttctcacttccgggcgcagtaatacgtatgttttgaagaagctcgaagaatttgacaaagtgaattgagaaggaaacggatagatatacgttcttgctatcaggtaaaacaatttaaatgtacagaacaaacacatttacttcaaacaaatagtacaggcttaagctttttattgtcttaCATGACTGTAGTCTAGTGTTTAAACGACGGCGGTAACctacaaggtacgggtcatacAGCTGGGTCAagtttaaatatgtaaacatatccacgtgctattaggtagaacgcatcgtaatgcaatatctacaatttttcctcctttatacatcgtttaaccagatatatttctctttcaaatacacttaaacacgggttgtatgcatgtatcttttctagtgttttcttatccttattaaagttcatttgttgatgtttaaatagttttgaacgactgaacacaggagtgaaAGAATGCAACAagtatatatactgaagacttgggctgtacaatgatagtgtacgtatatcatactgataattattctagcagtaattatgttaatttaggatgtaatgacaggaattcatgagttatgcctcaggctttctgaaaaaatatcaatgacaatgtaaacaggaacaaaacattgacacgaatgatgctctcttctatgttatagttatttaagtatgtgtgttgcacaagtttcaaaaaaacttaagttataaaactttttttcagggcacaaacccactttaaagagacttgtctactgtcatacccatcctattttcatgcaccatttgcaaacaagagactgaatggtttgcaaaattaaaaatcaggactgtgtccaattaaaacaaaagaactaaactggatgaatattgaaggagaaatctagaggaaagttttgatttgtgaaattggttttcctgaaaagtcattcatcctagcctgcagaaaggaactataactgtccaccaccaagtgacgagctaatgttgagcttcacatatggaattactcaaataccatcaatgtctatgttttcagcacagatttcacaagttatgacacagctgtgcttttttttatacctgttaaagagttgtatactaaattttatttttttatcaataaatatatattgtgtcatttaagaacttgtattttgccaaaagatgcatacttgtgaatgaaagtggtgcatTTCATcttgctttggtatatagaattgaattacaattgttcatgttattggaatgcttataaaaataaggagatgtggtacaatgtatatgatatttagtgagtttatcaagcaaaagtaaataagaaataggtataagcagttacaggtactactgtacaatctcaaacaatgagaaaaactcataccgtaaagggaatttcatatttacaagtaagttttgtttttgcgttggataattttcttctattgttttaattgcaaatatgggaagtggttaaaatgctaatgagacagctgttatggccacagagccttaattgaaaacttctttttcattcataccggtagattttgcctggagttagaaacatatctgccaacttttcaaaatgcacatgggggttttacgtgaaagatggtccatatagtcatacaaaaccttcaagggggccttttatggaagcaggacaagttgccccactggctaatcgccccattttttttaaaaaccgccacaaactgatttatcaaatcgccccacatgtgaaattggttaaatcatgtttaatattactcctgccaactcgccctacttataagaaaacggtaatatttagattaatatatatataattaaaaataaaaacttgcaccactttaatgaaaaactctacacagaatacaaacaaaccgaaaattaatttaattactattattgatatatactgaaattataattctaaaaaaaaaactgattgttgaagaataactgtaagttttgaagcttagttatttgcataacaattggAAAGAAACCagttaaatgtatcaaaatgcaatataatgaatttaacttatattcaatggaataacatctttttccataagtggggcgagttggcattactaaattcatcctggttgataagatatttatctagatttcacccatttccattaggtgggaccagttggcaggagtaatattaacgggatttaacacagttcacaagtggggcactttggtaatccaggttggggcagtttttttgtcgagcctgcgacttttgtcacagaaagctcaacatagggatagtgatccggcggcagCTACGGCGACGGCGATGTTAGCTcagttcttaaaagctttatattttagaaggtgggagacctTGATGCTTCATAATTTGTATATggttgcctcatgttacgaagattccgtcagtcacatgtccaatgtccttgacctcattttcatggttcagtgactacttgaaaaaaagttaaaattttttgtaatgttaaattctctcttattataagtaataggataactatatttggtatgtgcgtaccttgtaaggtcctcttgcccgtcagacagttttgacttgacctcgacctcatttcatggatcagcgaacaaggttaagttttggtggtcaagtccatacctgagatactataagcaataggtctagtatattcggtgtatggaagcactgtaaggtgtacatgtccaactggcaggtgtcatctgaccttgacttcattttcatggtttagtggttatagttaagttttgtgttttggtctgtttttcttatactgtttgcaataggtcttctatattttgtgtatggaatggttgtaaggtgtacaggtctacctggcaggagtcatatgaccttgacctcattttcatggttcagtggtcaaagtttagtttttttgagttttggcctttttttctaataattatatgcaataggtcaactatatttggtgtatggaaatatttcatgatctacatgtcagtcgcacaggttttatttgaccttgatctcattttttacggttcattgctcagtgttaagcttttgtgttttggtctgtttttcttaaactataagcaataagtcaatttaatttgttgtatggaagaattgtaagctgtacatgcctacctgtcatggtttatctgaccttgacctcattttcatggtttaaaggtcaatgtttagttatcttggtttatgttaagaatatgtgacagttgtaataacgctttattattaggactatcaacataatatcaatgattagtaaagaaggcgagacatttcagtgtgtgcactcttgtttttaaagtggggcgagttagtgaaaaagtggggcgatttgtcatggattcccttcaaatatattctaatgtggtttttggcttcttcgtgcattaacaagctcatagccattgttgaattaattgaatagtcgacaaaattgctcttacaaaatttccatttgggagcctcgaGCTCGATtggggaaatactctgcaaatactgacagttgacaggtatggtcataaaaaaagttgacattttactatgtacatttaccattatgttacttgatgtccttgctatacacacagtacagagactagtcaatttttgtgaactattttttatgggagtcatagaatatgtgtatacaatcaataattaaaaatagtctatttatattgaaaaggaaaagttcttatatgtctaaagaagagggacgaaagacaccaaagggacagtcaaactcataaatttaaagcaaactgacaaggccatggctaaaaatgcatttcatgggaggcacagaaaatatactgtaaacagtagactagatataggtgaactaggtacaaaagaactctaaatcttaaattctacaaaccacctctgttctatggaagataatgatataactggactagaaatacacacaacctgtaattaactgcctttacagcgctttcgcgctttgattcATTTTAGAAAAGGTTCACTTAAAATCCAGCAAATTCCGTAGAAAcataaaacgtaaaaaaaacatCGACAAATAGCTATATGGTATAAGGCGAACTAGAAAAATAAAAGGTCTCTTTTTGGACTTAAAACAGGACAAACAGAATATGCCAACTTCATAAACAAACTTTGGAGTTATTGCATCCTGAAATATCCATTTGTACcgattttcacatttttttttatgttatcttgaatactaatGGAGCTAGATTTAAATCTTATTGAACTATATGCACTTATAATTTGACAACCTGTTCTGTTGTGGAATTATTATAATGataagacgatgtggtatgagttccaatgagaacTCGTAAACCAATTCATAATCTGTAAATTATTGCCTTGAAATGCTGGATTTCACTTTTGTTAGTAGTGTTCTGCTGTTTTTccaaaatcaatatgagtatggataaaattgtataaagcAGAAAGTGTcagcattattatttttatctgcactgaaacatttataaaatcataacaatGTGGCGTGGATTATTGGTCCTAAAGTGTCAAATTGTAAAAGTAAGGCATTAAAGTATGATTTATGAACCGAATCTGGGATCATAGGAAGTATGTATAGTCCAAATCATATCGCATGtcatttttcttaatttctagatttaattttctttaatgttttcttttggcATATTTCATTGCGAtgttcatttatattatatctATATGCTCCAACTTTAAGTGAACAAACTGTGACAGATACTCATGGTAAAACGTTTATATTATCATTGCTTAAACAATGCAGTGTCGTTCTTCTTGTCTTAAATGGATCCTGTATGTCAATGATCACAATAAAAGCAAATTCATATTATAAATACGCTTTACACCATCTAATGTTGTATTAACAATGATCATAcacattattttacatttcttCGTCTgcaaaatgaaattcaaaacaaaagccatgaataattattaaattatcaaCAAACAGTCCGTAGCTCTGCAACTTTACTTATCACATTATTTTTCGCTCTTGTTCcaacaaatgaaagaaatttaaacatgtacatgtatttatcgtTTAATTTTTGGGAGGGGTATGACAAAAATCCCGTACATGACACTGAAAATAATATGTATTACCACATAACAGTTTGGATGACACTTCAgagataaaatattaattttatcagCTACATTTTTCTGTGTCTTAGCTGCGAAGTAAGTCGACTATCTGTTTAAGCAATCGTGTGATCTATTTGATTGCGAAATATCTAACAACAAGCATGCATTTCAAAGTACTGCTGATCAATTGCTTTCTCTTTCTTAAAGCTAATGGGTTTTTGTTCGATGACAGAACAAAGCCTCCAACTTTAAGTGGACAAACTTTGACAGATACTCATTTTAATATGCTGATGGATCTATTAACCGAGGAGAGACATGCTCGACTGAAACAGAACgcaaaaattttgcaattagAGAACGAGTTGATTGCCACTCAACAGGGTGTAACGACTAACTTCCTTGCTGCACACAGTGGTAACGAGACTGTGAAAACGATATTGGATGTTATGGagggaaatataaaaaaaatggtttcaaaCTGTTCCAATTTgcaaaatgaatataatttgGTTAAGGCAGAATTGAACGAGTTGAGATTAAATGTGACAAGAACAAATCAATACGCCAGTCTTTTGGAACAGGAATTATCAAATGTAAAGCAGCTAAAACATGTAGCCAATCTACAAACTGTCGTAAACTTAACTGATGATACGAAACGATTAGAGCACGAACTGCTAATTACGAATAACAAAATGAGTTCTATTGCTAACGACGTCAGTGCTAGGAAACAGGATTTTATTGCACTTTTTAATAAAGCCGAATTAACAGAACGCAGCCTAGATCTAGCATTGAAAACAATAGAAACCAATTTTAGTTCACTACCCCAACATACGGACGATTcattaaacaaatcaatttcGTATATTGAAACGCAATTACAAATGCTGAAAAGTATGCAGACAGTATCCACTGGAAAACTAGAAAAGGAGATTCATTCCATGTCTGATAGAGGTAATAAAAGCATTTTACAATAGTACTAtccttttgttttcattttctccTAGTTTTCGATGTGCACCGATCATATCCATTCAATCTATTTTAGTTACAGATAATcctaatgcaaaaaaaaagagaatcaatcaatcaatcttctaatcctatctgaaataaatacGTTTTTTACACAAAAGCCAGCATATCCTGATACATTTGAAGATTTTCATGACAAACGCacgataaaacaaaaaataacagacaaacaaaaacaaaagtcaattaGATACTGAAATATG
This is a stretch of genomic DNA from Mytilus trossulus isolate FHL-02 chromosome 6, PNRI_Mtr1.1.1.hap1, whole genome shotgun sequence. It encodes these proteins:
- the LOC134722978 gene encoding uncharacterized protein LOC134722978 translates to MHFKVLLINCFLFLKANGFLFDDRTKPPTLSGQTLTDTHFNMLMDLLTEERHARLKQNAKILQLENELIATQQGVTTNFLAAHSGNETVKTILDVMEGNIKKMVSNCSNLQNEYNLVKAELNELRLNVTRTNQYASLLEQELSNVKQLKHVANLQTVVNLTDDTKRLEHELLITNNKMSSIANDVSARKQDFIALFNKAELTERSLDLALKTIETNFSSLPQHTDDSLNKSISYIETQLQMLKSMQTVSTGKLEKEIHSMSDRVAVTACALDKTYSSGEKVLFPYVKTKLGVTDSVTSSMKSTGIFKCEKPGLYLVSSFIVSPTNTNGYYYLRKNGASLAFGYFSPNGYSQTSTIVQLILLSVNDTLYIANYVSKRIYGDRYSCISILQLTG